The Cuculus canorus isolate bCucCan1 chromosome 5, bCucCan1.pri, whole genome shotgun sequence genome window below encodes:
- the AGBL2 gene encoding LOW QUALITY PROTEIN: cytosolic carboxypeptidase 2 (The sequence of the model RefSeq protein was modified relative to this genomic sequence to represent the inferred CDS: inserted 3 bases in 2 codons; substituted 2 bases at 2 genomic stop codons) — protein sequence MRHSGLPTDGEGNAGLLPAPYDRFMRSHLRYFGYFQGQESCGQKSLVFPGNPIEEPPAGPRQELSSPGTPDLSLCCSTLLPSARHCGSPGQLRTLFTLPSAQGPLPASNLQRAVVVGPFEYVLRLRLDLYTAKHTRXYFRIQNTQKDQLYRFTIAYLVKLKSLYGEGMQPLFYSQWDAQXIGWHQVGANICYYPGSGGEEIAVFCLSWTSHFPHDAETCFFAHFYPYTYSNLQRYLRALACDPECSWYCAVRVLCRSLXGNTVFLLTITRPSGVAGKRAVVLSACAYPGESSGSXAMRGFLDFLLSAHADARLLRQLFVFKVVPVFNPDGVLVGNCHYSLAGRDPNQAYGMADSSSFPGVWHLWAMVERLLAEQEVVLYCIFHKHSWKNNVFIYGCDGSGVGTGLWLPQHIFMLSKKAPAKFSFPSCKFQVQRSKAATGRGVLWHLGISNSYTMEVAFGGSTLGATTFGAGRTEKIQLKQQRRKRLLSRRARNVLHRINAVHQSYAGVLARPGQAPPAPAGSQLLLGARG from the exons ATGCGGCACTCGGGGCTCCCCACAGATGGGGAAGGGAACGCGGGGCTACTCCCCGCACCCTACGACCGCTTCATGCGCAGCCACCTGCGCTACTTCGGCTACTTCCAAG GCCAGGAGTCGTGTGGGCAGAAGAGCCTGGTGTTCCCAGGGAACCCCATCGAGGAGCCCCCCGCGGGTCCTAGGCAGGAGCTGAGTT CCCCTGGGACTCCAGATCTGTCCCTATGCTGCAGCACTCTGCTCCCTTCAGCACGGCACTGCGGGTCGCCGGGGCAGCTGCGCACCCTCTTCACCCTCCCCTCAGCCCAGGGTCCCCTGCCCGCTTCGAACCTCCAGCGAGCCGTCGTGGT GGGCCCCTTTGAGTATGTGCTGAGACTGCGGCTGGACCTCTATACCGCTAAGCACACACGGTGATATTTTCGCATCCAAAACACCCAGAAAGATCAACTCTATCGCTTCACCATCGCCTACCTGGTCAAGCTAAAGAGCCTCTACGGCGAGGGCATGCAGCCGCTGTTCTACTCCCAGTGGGATGCACA CATTGGCTGGCACCAGGTTGGGGCCAACATCTGCTACTACCCGGGCAGTGGTGGTGAGGAGATAGCtgttttctgcctctcctgGACGTCGCACTTCCCACACGATGCCGAAACCTGTTTCTTCGCCCACTTCTACCCCTACACCTACTCCAACCTGCAGCGCTACCTGCGGGCTCTGGCATGTGACCCGGAGTGCTCCTGGTACTGTGCGGTGCGGGTGCTGTGCCGCAGCC TCGGGAACACCGTCTTCCTGCTGACCATCACCAGGCCCAGCGGTGTGGCCGGCAAACGGGCAGTGGTGCTGAGTGCCTGTGCGTATCCTGGTGAGAGCAGCGGCTCCTGAGCCATGCGGGGATTCCTGGATTTCCTGCTCAGCGCCCATGCTGATGCCAGGCTCCTGCGCCAGCTCTTCGTCTTCAAGGTGGTGCCTGTGTTCAATCCcgatggggtgctggtgggcAATTGCCACTACTCCCTGGCTGGCCGCGATCCCAACCAGGCTTATGGGATGGCGGACAGTAGCTCCTTCCCCGGTGTGTGGCACCTGTGGGCCATGGTGGAGAG ATTGCTGGCGGAGCAGGAGGTGGTGCTGTACTGCATCTTCCACAAACACAGCTGGAAGAACAACGTCTTCATTTACGGTTGtgatggcagtggggttggcacagggctgtggctgccccagcaCATCTTCATGCTGAGCAAAAAGGCTCCTGCCAAG ttctccttccccagctgcaaGTTCCAGGTGCAGAGGAGCAAGGCGGCAACGGGCAGGGGTGTCCTGTGGCACCTGGGCATCTCCAATAGCTACACCATGGAAGTGGCCTTTGGTGGCTCCACACTGG GTGCCACCACTTTTGGAGCgggaaggacagagaagatACAGCTGAAGCAACAGAGGAGGAAGCGGCTGCTGAGCAGGAGAGCAAGGAATGTCCTGCACCGGATAAATGCTGTCCACCAGAGCTATGCCGGTGTCCTG GCCAGGCCAGGCCaggctcctccagcccctgcagGCAGCCAGCTCCTCCTGGGAGCCCGAGGGTAG